A DNA window from Cobetia marina contains the following coding sequences:
- a CDS encoding formate dehydrogenase subunit gamma: protein MRAHFTASRLTVVAMFLCLMLASLWLAPQALAANPDGEIGQAVGTVNADTWRQVKDGENSIDSRHDSNYSLINQSGETWRQIRNRWISPGGLIALGGMLAVLAIFYLLVGRNDLDHPRSGKLMLRWTALERAMHWTLATLFLTLAITGINLLWGKFVFRNVFGDVFWANMIMATKVIHNYVGPLFSIMLILVLAKWLKLNLPKKHDLEWFRQGGGMMKGKHPDAGFANGGEKAWYWILATVGLVVIASGLVLDFPIFGQTRDNMQWANVFHGVASLMLIAVSFGHIYIGTAGTEGAFEGMKTGYVDETWAKQHHNLWYDEVKQAEAADPASDPATAPDDSLARQQRPN, encoded by the coding sequence ATGCGCGCGCACTTCACAGCTTCACGGTTGACCGTCGTCGCCATGTTCCTGTGTCTGATGCTGGCCAGCCTCTGGCTGGCCCCTCAGGCGCTGGCCGCGAATCCGGACGGCGAGATCGGTCAGGCGGTCGGTACGGTGAATGCCGACACCTGGCGGCAGGTGAAAGATGGAGAAAATTCCATCGACAGTCGCCATGACTCCAACTACAGCCTGATCAACCAGAGCGGCGAGACCTGGCGACAGATCCGCAACCGCTGGATCTCACCGGGTGGCCTGATCGCTCTGGGCGGTATGCTGGCCGTGCTGGCGATCTTCTATCTGCTGGTGGGGCGCAACGATCTGGACCACCCCCGCTCAGGCAAGTTGATGCTGCGCTGGACGGCACTGGAACGTGCCATGCACTGGACACTGGCCACACTGTTCCTCACGTTGGCCATCACCGGCATCAATCTGTTGTGGGGCAAGTTCGTGTTCCGCAATGTCTTCGGGGATGTGTTCTGGGCCAACATGATCATGGCGACCAAGGTGATCCACAACTATGTGGGGCCATTGTTCTCGATCATGCTGATTCTGGTGCTGGCCAAGTGGCTGAAGCTCAACCTTCCCAAGAAGCATGACCTTGAGTGGTTCCGCCAGGGTGGCGGCATGATGAAGGGCAAGCACCCGGATGCCGGCTTCGCCAATGGCGGGGAAAAGGCTTGGTACTGGATTCTGGCGACAGTCGGTCTAGTGGTGATTGCCAGCGGGCTGGTGCTCGACTTCCCGATATTCGGTCAGACCCGTGACAACATGCAGTGGGCCAATGTCTTCCACGGCGTTGCCTCATTGATGCTGATCGCGGTGTCCTTCGGCCACATCTACATCGGTACCGCCGGCACGGAAGGTGCCTTCGAGGGCATGAAGACCGGTTACGTCGATGAAACCTGGGCCAAGCAACACCACAATCTGTGGTATGACGAGGTCAAGCAGGCCGAGGCGGCGGACCCGGCATCAGACCCCGCCACGGCACCTGACGACAGCCTGGCGCGTCAGCAACGCCCGAATTAG
- a CDS encoding DUF1244 domain-containing protein, which translates to MSDPTPKTVQDLNQLDEQTRTELEAAAFRRLLKHLDDNKDVQNIDLMILADFCRNCLSKWLMAAGEERGVSFDYDAAREHVYGMPYSEWKTHHQAKATPEQLAALEARQQGKKD; encoded by the coding sequence ATGAGCGACCCGACCCCCAAGACCGTCCAGGACCTGAACCAGCTGGACGAGCAGACCCGCACCGAGCTGGAAGCGGCCGCTTTCCGCCGTCTGCTCAAGCACCTGGATGACAACAAGGATGTCCAGAACATCGATCTGATGATCCTCGCCGACTTCTGCCGCAACTGCCTGTCCAAGTGGCTGATGGCCGCCGGCGAGGAACGCGGCGTGAGCTTCGATTATGACGCGGCGCGCGAGCACGTCTACGGCATGCCCTATTCCGAGTGGAAGACACATCACCAGGCCAAGGCGACCCCTGAGCAACTCGCAGCGCTCGAGGCACGTCAACAAGGCAAGAAGGACTGA
- the moaB gene encoding molybdenum cofactor biosynthesis protein B, which translates to MSGNDEQIGLTIAVLTVSDTRTEETDRSGDALVESLTAAGHTLHEKRIVPDDIYQLRAVVSEWIADPAVQVILTTGGTGFTGRDSTPEAIRVLLDKEIQGFGELFRQLSHQEVGSSTIQSRCLGGLANRTVVFCLPGSTGACRTAWNGILKEQLDSRHRPCNFANLVIPERGTHAH; encoded by the coding sequence ATGAGCGGCAATGACGAACAGATCGGCCTCACCATCGCGGTATTGACCGTCTCCGACACGCGCACCGAGGAAACTGATCGCTCCGGTGACGCCCTGGTCGAGAGCCTGACGGCAGCCGGCCATACGCTGCATGAAAAACGTATCGTCCCCGATGACATCTATCAGTTGCGCGCCGTGGTCAGCGAGTGGATCGCGGACCCGGCCGTGCAGGTCATCCTGACCACCGGCGGCACAGGCTTCACCGGACGTGATTCCACACCGGAAGCCATCCGCGTGCTGCTCGACAAGGAAATCCAGGGCTTCGGCGAGCTGTTCCGTCAGCTTTCCCATCAGGAAGTCGGCAGCTCCACGATCCAGAGCCGCTGTCTGGGCGGCCTGGCCAATCGTACCGTGGTGTTCTGCCTGCCCGGCTCTACCGGGGCCTGCAGAACAGCCTGGAACGGCATCCTCAAGGAGCAGCTGGACAGCCGTCATCGTCCCTGCAACTTCGCCAATCTGGTGATCCCGGAGC